A section of the Phacochoerus africanus isolate WHEZ1 chromosome 4, ROS_Pafr_v1, whole genome shotgun sequence genome encodes:
- the C4H11orf98 gene encoding uncharacterized protein C11orf98 homolog, whose product MGAPGGKINRPRTELKKKLFKRRRVLSRERRLRHRVVGAVIDEGLITRHHLKKRVSARPSPPWSSARANITLSGKKRRKLLQQIRLAQKEKAAMEVEAPYKPARTSNSQPKLKKKPKPPQDVDMEDLENQS is encoded by the exons ATGGGTGCTCCGGGAGGAAAAATCAACCGGCCGCGAACG GAGCTGAAGAAGAAGCTGTTCAAGCGACGGCGTGTGCTGAGCAGGGAGCGGCGACTGAGGCACCGTGTGGTCGGAGCCGTGATAGACGAAGGGCTGATCACAAGGCACCACCTCAAGAAGCGCGTGAGTGCCAGACCCTCTCCCCCTTG GTCCAGTGCACGTGCCAACATTACTCTATCCGGGAAGAAGCGCAGAAAACTCCTCCAGCAGATCCGACTTgcccagaaagaaaaagcagcaatGGAAG TGGAAGCCCCCTACAAGCCAGCCAGGACTAGTAATTCACAgccaaaattgaaaaagaagccAAAGCCCCCCCAGGATGTAGACATGGAGGACCTCGAAAATCAGAGCTAA
- the UBXN1 gene encoding UBX domain-containing protein 1 isoform X1, translating into MAELTALESLIEMGFPRGRAEKALALTGNQGIEAAMDWLMEHEDDPDVDEPLATPLGHVLGREPTPSEQSSPEGPGSAAGEGKPPLSEEERQEQTKRMLELLAQKQREREEREEREALERERQRRRQGQELSAARQRLQEDEMRRAAEERRREKAEELAARQRVREKIERDKAERAKKYGGSVGSQPPPPTTTEPGPVPASPSQEPPTKREYDQCRIQVRLPDGTSLTQTFRAREQLAAVRLYVELHRGEELGGGQDPVQLLSGFPRRAFSEADMERPLQELGMTRGTRNQDLGDRRHP; encoded by the exons ATGGCGGAGCTGACGGCTCTGGAGAGTCTCATCGAGATGGGCTTCCCCAGGGGACGCGC GGAGAAGGCTCTGGCCCTCACAGGGAACCAGGGCATCGAGGCTGCGATGGACTG GTTGATGGAGCACGAAGACGACCCCGATGTGGACGAGCCACTAGCGACCCCCCTTGGACATGTCCTGGGACGGGAACCCACGCCTTCGGAGCAAAGTAGCCCCGAAG GACCTGGGTCTGCTGCCGGAGAAGGCAAACCCCCGTTGAGTGAAGAGGAAAGACAGGAACAGACTAAGAG GATGTTGGAGCTGCTGGCCCAGAAGCAGCGGGAACGTGAAGAGAGAGAGGAGCGGGAGGCCCTGGAACGCGAACGGCAGCGCAGGAGACAAGGGCAGGAGTTGTCAGCTGCCCGACAGCGGCTCCAGGAGGATGAGATGCGCCGGGCTGCTGAGGAGCGGCGGAGGGAAAAGGCTGAAGAGTTAGCGGCCAG ACAAAGAGTCCGAGAAAAGATCGAAAGggacaaagcagagagagccAAGAAG TATGGGGGTAGTGTGGGTTCTCAGCCACCCCCACCTACGACGACAGAGCCAGGTCCTGTTCCCGCCTCTCCCAGCCAGGAGCCTCCCACGAAGCGGGAGTATGACCAGTGTCGCATTCAG GTCAGGCTGCCAGATGGGACTTCCCTGACCCAGACGTTCCGGGCACGGGAACAGCTGGCGGCCGTCAGGCTCTATGTGGAGCTCCACCGTGGGGAGGAGCTAGGAGGGGGCCAGGACCCTGTGCAGTTGCTCAGTGGCTTCCCCCGGCGGGCCTTCTCAGAAGCTGACATGGAGCGGCCTCTGCAGGAGCTGGGTATGACACGTGGCACCAGAAACCAGGATTTGGGGGACAGGAGGCATCcctga
- the UBXN1 gene encoding UBX domain-containing protein 1 isoform X2, giving the protein MAELTALESLIEMGFPRGRAEKALALTGNQGIEAAMDWLMEHEDDPDVDEPLATPLGHVLGREPTPSEQSSPEGPGSAAGEGKPPLSEEERQEQTKRMLELLAQKQREREEREEREALERERQRRRQGQELSAARQRLQEDEMRRAAEERRREKAEELAARQRVREKIERDKAERAKKYGGSVGSQPPPPTTTEPGPVPASPSQEPPTKREYDQCRIQVRLPDGTSLTQTFRAREQLAAVRLYVELHRGEELGGGQDPVQLLSGFPRRAFSEADMERPLQELGLVPSAVLIVAKKCPS; this is encoded by the exons ATGGCGGAGCTGACGGCTCTGGAGAGTCTCATCGAGATGGGCTTCCCCAGGGGACGCGC GGAGAAGGCTCTGGCCCTCACAGGGAACCAGGGCATCGAGGCTGCGATGGACTG GTTGATGGAGCACGAAGACGACCCCGATGTGGACGAGCCACTAGCGACCCCCCTTGGACATGTCCTGGGACGGGAACCCACGCCTTCGGAGCAAAGTAGCCCCGAAG GACCTGGGTCTGCTGCCGGAGAAGGCAAACCCCCGTTGAGTGAAGAGGAAAGACAGGAACAGACTAAGAG GATGTTGGAGCTGCTGGCCCAGAAGCAGCGGGAACGTGAAGAGAGAGAGGAGCGGGAGGCCCTGGAACGCGAACGGCAGCGCAGGAGACAAGGGCAGGAGTTGTCAGCTGCCCGACAGCGGCTCCAGGAGGATGAGATGCGCCGGGCTGCTGAGGAGCGGCGGAGGGAAAAGGCTGAAGAGTTAGCGGCCAG ACAAAGAGTCCGAGAAAAGATCGAAAGggacaaagcagagagagccAAGAAG TATGGGGGTAGTGTGGGTTCTCAGCCACCCCCACCTACGACGACAGAGCCAGGTCCTGTTCCCGCCTCTCCCAGCCAGGAGCCTCCCACGAAGCGGGAGTATGACCAGTGTCGCATTCAG GTCAGGCTGCCAGATGGGACTTCCCTGACCCAGACGTTCCGGGCACGGGAACAGCTGGCGGCCGTCAGGCTCTATGTGGAGCTCCACCGTGGGGAGGAGCTAGGAGGGGGCCAGGACCCTGTGCAGTTGCTCAGTGGCTTCCCCCGGCGGGCCTTCTCAGAAGCTGACATGGAGCGGCCTCTGCAGGAGCTGG GACTTGTGCCTTCTGCTGTCCTCATTGTGGCCAAGAAATGTCCCAGCTGA
- the CSKMT gene encoding citrate synthase-lysine N-methyltransferase CSKMT, mitochondrial, which translates to MAALRRILHVASLAAGTHRALSGSLADSCLADRCLWDKLHAQPRQGSVRTFDWFFGYEEVQGLLLPLLQEARSACPPRVLDVGCGTSNLCTGLYTKCPHPVDVLGVDFSPVALAHMNSLLEGGQGQTPLSPGHLASRLHFMQADAQNLEPVAPSGSFQLVLDKGTWDAVARGGLPGAYKLLSECLRVLSPQGTLIQFSDEEPDVRLPCLEQGSRGWAVTVQELGPFRGITYFAYMVRGCN; encoded by the exons ATGGCAGCCCTGCGCCGAATCCTCCACGTGGCGAGCCTGGCGGCGGGGACGCACCGCGCCTTGTCGG GCTCCTTGGCTGACAGCTGCCTGGCGGATCGCTGCCTCTGGGATAAGCTCCATGCCCAGCCCCGTCAGGGCAGCGTTCGCACCTTCGACTGGTTCTTTGGCTACGAGGAAGTCCAGGGGCTCCTACTGCCCCTTCTGCAGGAGGCACGGTCTGCCTGTCCACCGCGGGTGTTGGACGTAGGCTGTGGGACCTCGAACTTGTGTACAGGCCTCTACACCAAATGCCCACACCCCGTGGACGTGCTTGGGGTGGACTTCTCTCCTGTGGCCTTGGCCCACATGAACAGCCTCCTGGAGGGCGGCCAAGGCCAAACACCCCTGTCCCCTGGACATCTCGCCTCCCGCCTCCATTTCATGCAGGCTGATGCCCAGAACCTGGAGCCAGTAGCTCCCTCAGGCTCCTTCCAGCTAGTACTGGACAAGGGCACCTGGGATGCTGTTGCCCGTGGTGGTCTGCCTGGGGCTTACAAGCTGCTGTCAGAATGCCTGAGGGTTCTAAGCCCCCAGGGGACCCTGATTCAGTTCTCAGATGAGGAGCCTGATGTGCGGCTGCCCTGCCTGGAACAAGGGTCCAGAGGCTGGGCTGTGACTGTGCAGGAGCTGGGCCCTTTCAGGGGCATCACCTACTTTGCTTACATGGTTCGAGGCTGCAATTAA
- the LOC125125059 gene encoding ubiquinol-cytochrome-c reductase complex assembly factor 3, whose translation METLRKALIVGAVLGVGAGVGSALFVLVTPGEQQKQAILKEIPEQDPQRRDEAARTKQLLLATLQEAAATQENVAWRKNWMSGGGGRSA comes from the exons ATGGAGACCTTGCGCAAAGCGCTGATCGTGGGCGCAGTGCTGGGCGTGGGGGCTGGCGTGGGCTCTGCGCTGTTTGTCCTCGTGACCCCGGGAGAGCAGCAGAAGCAGGCGATACTAAAG GAGATACCGGAGCAGGACCCGCAGCGCAGGGACGAGGCAGCCAGGACCAAACAGCTACTGCTGGCCACTCTGCAGGAGGCAGCGGCCACACAAGAGAACGTGGCCTGGAGGAAGAACTGGatgagcggcggcggcgggaggtCAGCCTGA
- the INTS5 gene encoding integrator complex subunit 5 isoform X2: MGQLSSTYSGQHQRVPHATGSLNELLQLWMGCRATRTLMDIYVQCLSALIGSCPDACVDALLDTSVQHSPHFDWVVAHIGSSFPGTIISRVLSCGLKDFCVHGGAGGGVGGSGGGSSQTPSTDPFPGSPALPGEKRVPKIASVVGILGHLASRHGDSIRRELLRMFHDSLAGGTGGRSGDPSLQATVPFLLQLAVMSPALLGTVSGELVDCLKPPAVLSQLQQHLQGFPREELDNMLNLAVHLVSQASGAGAYRLLQFLVDTAMPASVITTQGLAVPDTVREACDRLIQLLLLHLQKLVHHRGGSPGEGVLGPPPPPRPVPFLDALRNHVGELCGETLRLERKRFLWQHQLLGLLSVYTRPSCGPEALGHLLSRARSPEELSLATQLYAGLVVSLSGLLPLAFRSCLARVHAGTLQPPFTARFLRNLALLVGWEQQGGEGPAALGARFGESASAHLSDLAPLLLHPEEEVAEAAASLLAICPFPPEALSPSQLLGLVRAGVHRFFASLRLHGPPGVASASQLLTRLSQTSPAGLKAVLQLLVEGALHRGNTELFGGEVDRDNETLSVISAPLASASLLDTNRRHTAAVPGPGGIWSVFHAGVIGSGLKPPKSVQSRNQQEVIYNTQSLLSLLVHCCTAPGGTECVGCWGAPTLSPEAAKAVAVTLVESVCPDAAGAELAWPPEEHARATVERDLRIGRRFREQPLLFELLKLVAAAPPALCYCSVLLRGLLAALLGHWEASRHPDTAQSPWHLEASCTLVAVMAEGSLLPPALGNMHEVFSQLAPFEVRLLLLSVWGFLREHGPLPQKFIFQSERGRFIRDFSREGGGEGGPHLAVLHSVLHRNIDRLGLFSGRFQAPSPPSLLRQGT, translated from the coding sequence ATGGGACAACTGAGCAGCACTTACTCGGGCCAGCACCAGCGTGTGCCCCATGCCACTGGCTCTCTCaacgagttgctgcagctgtggatggGCTGTCGGGCCACACGCACATTAATGGACATCTATGTTCAGTGCCTCTCGGCTCTCATTGGTAGTTGCCCAGATGCCTGCGTGGATGCTTTGCTGGATACCTCTGTCCAGCACTCCCCACACTTTGACTGGGTTGTGGCGCATATTGGCTCCTCTTTTCCCGGCACCATCATCTCCCGAGTTCTCTCCTGTGGCTTAAAGGACTTCTGTGTTCatggtggggctggaggtggagtCGGTGGCAGTGGTGGAGGCTCGTCTCAAACCCCTTCTACAGACCCCTTCCCAGGATCTCCTGCTCTCCCTGGGGAGAAACGGGTGCCCAAAATTGCCTCAGTTGTAGGCATCCTCGGGCACCTGGCCTCCCGCCATGGAGACAGCatccgacgggaactcctgcgaaTGTTTCATGATAGCCTGGCAGGTGGCACTGGTGGCCGGAGTGGGGACCCCTCCCTTCAGGCCACAGTTCCCTTCCTCTTGCAGCTGGCAGTCATGTCACCAGCTCTGCTGGGCACGGTCTCTGGCGAGCTGGTGGACTGCCTTAAGCCTCCAGCTGTGCTGagccagctgcagcaacacctgcaGGGATTCCCCCGGGAGGAGCTGGACAATATGCTGAACCTGGCCGTGCACCTGGTGAGCCAGGCCTCTGGGGCAGGTGCCTACCGCCTGTTGCAGTTCCTGGTGGACACAGCCATGCCTGCCTCAGTCATTACCACCCAGGGCCTggctgtgccagacactgtgcgtGAGGCCTGTGACCGGCTGattcagctgctgctgctgcacctGCAAAAACTGGTTCATCACCggggagggtctcctggggaaggggtgctgggcccacccccacccccccgccctgtGCCCTTTCTCGACGCGCTAAGAAACCATGTTGGAGAGTTGTGCGGAGAGACATTACGACTGGAACGGAAACGCTTCCtctggcaacaccagctccttggCCTGCTCTCCGTCTATACCCGGCCTAGCTGTGGACCTGAGGCCTTGGGCCATCTCCTGAGCCGGGCCCGAAGCCCTGAAGAGTTGAGTCTGGCCACTCAATTATATGCAGGGCTGGTGGTCAGTCTCTCTGGCCTCCTGCCCCTGGCTTTCCGAAGCTGCCTGGCCAGGGTACATGCAGGGACTTTGCAACCTCCCTTCACAGCCCGGTTCCTGCGCAACTTGGCCCTGCTAGTGGGGTGGGAACAGCAGGGTGGTGAAGGTCCTGCAGCGCTGGGGGCCCGGTTTGGGGAGTCTGCTTCGGCTCATCTGTCTGACCTGGCTCCTCTCCTGCTACATCCTGAGGAGGAAGTAGCCGAAGCCGCTGCCTCCCTCTTGGCCATCTGTCCTTTTCCTCCGGAAGCCCTGTCCCCTTCCCAACTCCTGGGACTGGTGAGAGCTGGAGTGCATCGCTTCTTTGCCTCTCTGAGGCTGCATGGCCCCCCAGGCGTGGCTTCGGCCTCCCAGCTTCTTACCCGCCTCTCCCAGACCTCCCCCGCTGGGCTCAAGGCTGTCTTGCAGCTGCTAGTGGAGGGAGCCTTACATCGGGGCAACACAGAACTGTTTGGCGGGGAAGTGGATAGGGACAATGAGACTCTCTCAGTCATTTCAGCTCCTTTGGCTTCTGCCTCCCTGTTGGACACAAACCGGCGGCACACGGCAGCTGTGCCAGGTCCTGGAGGGATTTGGTCTGTTTTCCACGCTGGAGTCATCGGCAGTGGCCTAAAGCCCCCCAAGTCTGTCCAGTCACGCAATCAGCAGGAAGTGATCTATAACACCCAGAGCCTCCTCAGCCTCCTTGTGCACTGCTGCACTGCCCCTGGGGGCACTGAATGTGTGGGCTGCTGGGGGGCTCCCACCCTGAGCCCAGAGGCAGCCAAAGCTGTGGCAGTGACCTTGGTGGAGAGTGTGTGTCCTGATGCTGCGGGTGCTGAGCTAGCCTGGCCTCCTGAGGAGCATGCGCGGGCCACTGTGGAGCGGGATCTCCGCATCGGCCGGCGCTTCCGGGAACAGCCTCTGCTCTTTGAGTTGCTAAAGTTGGTAGCAGCTGCTCCCCCAGCCCTGTGCTACTGCTCTGTGCTGCTGCGGGGGCTGCTGGCCGCCCTCTTGGGCCATTGGGAAGCCTCTCGCCACCCTGACACAGCCCAGTCCCCCTGGCACCTAGAGGCATCCTGCACCCTGGTGGCTGTCATGGCTGAGGGAAGCCTCCTGCCACCAGCTCTGGGGAACATGCACGAGGTATTTAGCCAACTGGCACCTTTCGAAGTGCGACTGCTGCTGCTCAGTGTCTGGGGCTTTCTTCGGGAGCATGGGCCCTTGCCCCAGAAGTTCATCTTCCAGTCAGAGCGTGGCCGCTTCATCCGGGACTTCtccagggagggtgggggtgagggtggaccCCATCTGGCTGTGCTGCACAGTGTCCTTCACCGCAACATTGACCGCCTGGGCCTTTTCTCTGGCCGTTTCCAGGCACCATCGCCACCCTCTCTCCTTCGGCAAGGGACATAA
- the LRRN4CL gene encoding LRRN4 C-terminal-like protein, with translation MPPGSPCLLWLLAVTYSVVPGVQPLAAGDLEEEQDETPLPAVLCDYDRCRHLQVPCQELQRASPTACLCPGLSSASQPPNPPRLGEVRVEAEAGRAVVHWCAPSSPVHQYWLLLWEGGGAPQKGPPLNSTVRRAELNGLKPGGAYIVCVVAANAAGESRVPPAGAEGLDGAGGPTLGPCGRLSVPPRPLTLLHAAVGVGSALALISGAALVWHFCLRERWGCPRRGRASPGGL, from the coding sequence ATGCCGCCCGGCTCTCCCTGCCTTCTGTGGCTCCTGGCTGTCACCTATTCCGTGGTTCCCGGAGTGCAGCCCTTGGCCGCGGGAGACTTGGAAGAAGAGCAAGATGAGACACCTTTGCCAGCTGTCCTCTGTGACTACGACCGCTGCCGCCACCTGCAGGTGCCCTGCCAGGAGCTGCAGAGGGCCAGCCCGACGGCCTGCCTGTGCCCCGGCCTCTCCAGCGCCTCGCAGCCGCCCAACCCGCCGCGCCTGGGGGAAGTGCGCGTGGAAGCCGAGGCGGGCCGCGCCGTGGTGCACTGGTGCGCCCCCTCCTCCCCGGTCCACCAGTACTGGCTGCTGCTTTGGGAAGGCGGCGGGGCTCCGCAGAAGGGGCCCCCCCTCAACTCGACGGTCCGCCGAGCCGAGCTGAACGGCCTGAAGCCCGGGGGCGCGTACATCGTCTGCGTCGTGGCCGCCAACGCGGCGGGGGAGAGCAGAGTGCCCCCGGCCGGGGCCGAGGGCCTCGACGGCGCGGGCGGCCCCACCTTAGGTCCCTGCGGCCGGCTCAGCGTGCCGCCGCGGCCGCTCACGCTGCTGCACGCGGCCGTGGGCGTGGGCTCGGCGCTGGCGCTCATCAGCGGCGCCGCCCTGGTCTGGCACTTCTGCCTGCGCGAGCGCTGGGGCTGCCCCCGCCGCGGCCGCGCGAGCCCAGGGGGGCTCTGA
- the INTS5 gene encoding integrator complex subunit 5 isoform X1 — MSALCDPPGAPGPPGPAPVTHGPAPLSAQELSQEIKAFLTGVDPILGHQLSAREHARCGLLLLRSLPPARAAVLDHLRGVFDESVRAHLATLDESPVAGPPHLRPPPPSHVPAGGPGLEDVVQEVQQVLSEFIRANPKAWAPVISAWSIDLMGQLSSTYSGQHQRVPHATGSLNELLQLWMGCRATRTLMDIYVQCLSALIGSCPDACVDALLDTSVQHSPHFDWVVAHIGSSFPGTIISRVLSCGLKDFCVHGGAGGGVGGSGGGSSQTPSTDPFPGSPALPGEKRVPKIASVVGILGHLASRHGDSIRRELLRMFHDSLAGGTGGRSGDPSLQATVPFLLQLAVMSPALLGTVSGELVDCLKPPAVLSQLQQHLQGFPREELDNMLNLAVHLVSQASGAGAYRLLQFLVDTAMPASVITTQGLAVPDTVREACDRLIQLLLLHLQKLVHHRGGSPGEGVLGPPPPPRPVPFLDALRNHVGELCGETLRLERKRFLWQHQLLGLLSVYTRPSCGPEALGHLLSRARSPEELSLATQLYAGLVVSLSGLLPLAFRSCLARVHAGTLQPPFTARFLRNLALLVGWEQQGGEGPAALGARFGESASAHLSDLAPLLLHPEEEVAEAAASLLAICPFPPEALSPSQLLGLVRAGVHRFFASLRLHGPPGVASASQLLTRLSQTSPAGLKAVLQLLVEGALHRGNTELFGGEVDRDNETLSVISAPLASASLLDTNRRHTAAVPGPGGIWSVFHAGVIGSGLKPPKSVQSRNQQEVIYNTQSLLSLLVHCCTAPGGTECVGCWGAPTLSPEAAKAVAVTLVESVCPDAAGAELAWPPEEHARATVERDLRIGRRFREQPLLFELLKLVAAAPPALCYCSVLLRGLLAALLGHWEASRHPDTAQSPWHLEASCTLVAVMAEGSLLPPALGNMHEVFSQLAPFEVRLLLLSVWGFLREHGPLPQKFIFQSERGRFIRDFSREGGGEGGPHLAVLHSVLHRNIDRLGLFSGRFQAPSPPSLLRQGT; from the exons ATGTCCGCGTTGTGCGACCCTCCCGGGGCCCCAGggcctccaggccctgccccggTCACGCACGGTCCCGCGCCGCTCAG TGCTCAGGAGCTGTCCCAGGAAATCAAGGCTTTTTTGACTGGCGTAGACCCTATTCTGGGCCACCAGCTCTCGGCTCGTGAACATGCTCGCTGTGGGCTTCTCCTGCTCCGCTCTTTGCCACCTGCTCGGGCTGCCGTGCTTGACCACTTGCGAGGCGTCTTTGATGAGAGTGTCCGGGCCCACCTGGCTACCCTGGATGAAAGCCCTGTGGCTGGCCCACCTCACCTCcgtccacccccaccctcccatgTCCCTGCTGGGGGACCCGGTCTAGAGGATGTGGTACAGGAAGTGCAGCAGGTGCTGTCTGAGTTTATCCGGGCCAACCCAAAGGCCTGGGCACCTGTGATTAGTGCGTGGTCTATTGACCTCATGGGACAACTGAGCAGCACTTACTCGGGCCAGCACCAGCGTGTGCCCCATGCCACTGGCTCTCTCaacgagttgctgcagctgtggatggGCTGTCGGGCCACACGCACATTAATGGACATCTATGTTCAGTGCCTCTCGGCTCTCATTGGTAGTTGCCCAGATGCCTGCGTGGATGCTTTGCTGGATACCTCTGTCCAGCACTCCCCACACTTTGACTGGGTTGTGGCGCATATTGGCTCCTCTTTTCCCGGCACCATCATCTCCCGAGTTCTCTCCTGTGGCTTAAAGGACTTCTGTGTTCatggtggggctggaggtggagtCGGTGGCAGTGGTGGAGGCTCGTCTCAAACCCCTTCTACAGACCCCTTCCCAGGATCTCCTGCTCTCCCTGGGGAGAAACGGGTGCCCAAAATTGCCTCAGTTGTAGGCATCCTCGGGCACCTGGCCTCCCGCCATGGAGACAGCatccgacgggaactcctgcgaaTGTTTCATGATAGCCTGGCAGGTGGCACTGGTGGCCGGAGTGGGGACCCCTCCCTTCAGGCCACAGTTCCCTTCCTCTTGCAGCTGGCAGTCATGTCACCAGCTCTGCTGGGCACGGTCTCTGGCGAGCTGGTGGACTGCCTTAAGCCTCCAGCTGTGCTGagccagctgcagcaacacctgcaGGGATTCCCCCGGGAGGAGCTGGACAATATGCTGAACCTGGCCGTGCACCTGGTGAGCCAGGCCTCTGGGGCAGGTGCCTACCGCCTGTTGCAGTTCCTGGTGGACACAGCCATGCCTGCCTCAGTCATTACCACCCAGGGCCTggctgtgccagacactgtgcgtGAGGCCTGTGACCGGCTGattcagctgctgctgctgcacctGCAAAAACTGGTTCATCACCggggagggtctcctggggaaggggtgctgggcccacccccacccccccgccctgtGCCCTTTCTCGACGCGCTAAGAAACCATGTTGGAGAGTTGTGCGGAGAGACATTACGACTGGAACGGAAACGCTTCCtctggcaacaccagctccttggCCTGCTCTCCGTCTATACCCGGCCTAGCTGTGGACCTGAGGCCTTGGGCCATCTCCTGAGCCGGGCCCGAAGCCCTGAAGAGTTGAGTCTGGCCACTCAATTATATGCAGGGCTGGTGGTCAGTCTCTCTGGCCTCCTGCCCCTGGCTTTCCGAAGCTGCCTGGCCAGGGTACATGCAGGGACTTTGCAACCTCCCTTCACAGCCCGGTTCCTGCGCAACTTGGCCCTGCTAGTGGGGTGGGAACAGCAGGGTGGTGAAGGTCCTGCAGCGCTGGGGGCCCGGTTTGGGGAGTCTGCTTCGGCTCATCTGTCTGACCTGGCTCCTCTCCTGCTACATCCTGAGGAGGAAGTAGCCGAAGCCGCTGCCTCCCTCTTGGCCATCTGTCCTTTTCCTCCGGAAGCCCTGTCCCCTTCCCAACTCCTGGGACTGGTGAGAGCTGGAGTGCATCGCTTCTTTGCCTCTCTGAGGCTGCATGGCCCCCCAGGCGTGGCTTCGGCCTCCCAGCTTCTTACCCGCCTCTCCCAGACCTCCCCCGCTGGGCTCAAGGCTGTCTTGCAGCTGCTAGTGGAGGGAGCCTTACATCGGGGCAACACAGAACTGTTTGGCGGGGAAGTGGATAGGGACAATGAGACTCTCTCAGTCATTTCAGCTCCTTTGGCTTCTGCCTCCCTGTTGGACACAAACCGGCGGCACACGGCAGCTGTGCCAGGTCCTGGAGGGATTTGGTCTGTTTTCCACGCTGGAGTCATCGGCAGTGGCCTAAAGCCCCCCAAGTCTGTCCAGTCACGCAATCAGCAGGAAGTGATCTATAACACCCAGAGCCTCCTCAGCCTCCTTGTGCACTGCTGCACTGCCCCTGGGGGCACTGAATGTGTGGGCTGCTGGGGGGCTCCCACCCTGAGCCCAGAGGCAGCCAAAGCTGTGGCAGTGACCTTGGTGGAGAGTGTGTGTCCTGATGCTGCGGGTGCTGAGCTAGCCTGGCCTCCTGAGGAGCATGCGCGGGCCACTGTGGAGCGGGATCTCCGCATCGGCCGGCGCTTCCGGGAACAGCCTCTGCTCTTTGAGTTGCTAAAGTTGGTAGCAGCTGCTCCCCCAGCCCTGTGCTACTGCTCTGTGCTGCTGCGGGGGCTGCTGGCCGCCCTCTTGGGCCATTGGGAAGCCTCTCGCCACCCTGACACAGCCCAGTCCCCCTGGCACCTAGAGGCATCCTGCACCCTGGTGGCTGTCATGGCTGAGGGAAGCCTCCTGCCACCAGCTCTGGGGAACATGCACGAGGTATTTAGCCAACTGGCACCTTTCGAAGTGCGACTGCTGCTGCTCAGTGTCTGGGGCTTTCTTCGGGAGCATGGGCCCTTGCCCCAGAAGTTCATCTTCCAGTCAGAGCGTGGCCGCTTCATCCGGGACTTCtccagggagggtgggggtgagggtggaccCCATCTGGCTGTGCTGCACAGTGTCCTTCACCGCAACATTGACCGCCTGGGCCTTTTCTCTGGCCGTTTCCAGGCACCATCGCCACCCTCTCTCCTTCGGCAAGGGACATAA